The following are encoded together in the Bos javanicus breed banteng chromosome X, ARS-OSU_banteng_1.0, whole genome shotgun sequence genome:
- the SPIN3 gene encoding LOW QUALITY PROTEIN: spindlin-3 (The sequence of the model RefSeq protein was modified relative to this genomic sequence to represent the inferred CDS: inserted 3 bases in 2 codons; substituted 1 base at 1 genomic stop codon), producing the protein MKTPLAKTASGQRSRTGSGHASVSVIMMKRKAAHKKHRSRPISHPPRNIVGCRIRHGWKDGDEPXREWKRTILDQIPVNPSLYXIKYDGFDCVYGLELHRDERLSSLEVLPNRVASSRISDTHLMEIMIGKAVEHIFETEEGSKNEWRGMVLAQAPVMNTWFYITYEKDPVLYMYQLLDDYKDGDLHILPDSNDSPLTEREPGEVIDSLLGKQVEYAKEDGSKRIGMVIHQVEAKPSXYFIKFDDDFHIYVYDLVKTS; encoded by the exons ATGAAGACCCCGCTCGCAAAAACGGCTTCTGGGCAGCGGTCCAGGACAGGCTCAGGGCATGCCAGTGTGTCTGTTATCATGATGAAGAGAAAAGCTGCACACAAGAAGCATAGGAGCAGACCCATCTCCCACCCTCCAAGGAATATCGTGGGCTGCAGAATTCGGCATGGATGGAAAGACGGAGATGAACCTTAAAGAGAGTGGAAGCGAACCATTCTGGATCAGATACCTGTAAATCCCTCTCTGTA CATAAAATATGATGGATTTGACTGTGTTTATGGATTGGAACTTCACAGAGATGAAAGACTGTCATCACTTGAAGTCCTTCCTAATAGAGTTGCATCATCTAGAATCAGTGATACACACTTAATGGAAATTATGATTGGCAAAGCAGTGGAACATATTTTTGAGACAGAGGAAGGTTCCAAAAATGAATGGAGGGGGATGGTCTTAGCTCAGGCACCTGTCATGAATACGTGGTTTTACATTACCTATGAGAAAGATCCTGTATTATATATGTACCAGCTCTTAGATGATTATAAAGATGGTGACCTACACATCCTTCCAGATTCCAATGATTCTCCTCTCACAGAGAGGGAGCCAGGAGAAGTCATAGACAGCCTATTAGGCAAACAAGTGGAATATGCCAAGGAGGATGGCTCCAAGAGAATTGGCATGGTCATTCATCAGGTGGAAGCAAAACCCT TGTACTTCATCAAATTTGATGATGATTTCCATATCTATGTCTATGATTTGGTAAAAACATCTTAG